One window from the genome of Streptococcus salivarius encodes:
- the nusB gene encoding transcription antitermination factor NusB — protein MTNIFKDSRRDLRERAFQTLFALEFGGEALEQAHFAYTYDKPIDEETEVDVPAFLLSLVTGVREELAQLDSQIEEKLKEGWSLSRLIVTDRTLLRLGLYEITSFEETPGRVAINEIIEIAKKYSDETSAKFINGVLSQFVTDEA, from the coding sequence ATGACTAATATCTTTAAAGATTCACGTCGTGACCTTCGTGAGCGTGCTTTTCAAACGCTTTTTGCCCTTGAATTTGGTGGAGAAGCTCTGGAACAAGCACATTTCGCTTACACTTATGACAAGCCAATTGACGAAGAAACTGAAGTTGATGTACCAGCCTTTCTTCTTAGCCTAGTAACAGGTGTCCGTGAAGAGTTGGCCCAACTTGATAGTCAAATTGAAGAAAAGTTGAAAGAGGGTTGGAGCCTCTCACGTTTGATTGTGACAGATCGTACTCTCCTTCGTTTGGGACTTTATGAAATCACGTCATTTGAAGAAACACCAGGACGTGTAGCTATTAACGAAATCATTGAAATCGCTAAAAAATATTCTGATGAAACATCTGCTAAGTTCATTAATGGTGTACTTAGTCAGTTTGTGACAGATGAAGCATAA
- a CDS encoding sucrose-specific PTS transporter subunit IIBC, translated as MDNKQIAKEVIDALGGRENVNSVAHCATRLRVMVKDENKINKEKAENIEKVQGAFFNSGQYQMIFGTGTVNKIYDEVVAQGLPTASKDEQKAEAAKQGNWFQRAIRSFGDVFVPLLPAIVATGLFMGIRGAINNDTVLGLFGTTSKAFAATDFYTYTVVLTDTAFAFFPALICWSAFNVFGGSPLLGLVLGLMMVNNALPNAWDVASGAAKPIYFFDFIPVVGYQNSVLPAFFVGLLGAKFEQWVRKWVPDVLDLLLRPLIVFAVMSALALFIIGPVFHTVESYVLAATEWILNLPFGLAGLVLGGVHQVIVVTGVHHVFNLLEANLIANTGKDPLNAIITAAMTAQAGATLAVGVKTKDAKLKALAFPATLSAVLGITEPAIFGVNLRFGKPFIMGLIAGAAGGWLASILNLAGTGFGVTIVPGTLLYLNGQVLKYVLMVLVTLALGFALTWIFGYKEEEVEAQKEVVAEDIASAESAPVALQAETIAAPLKGEVVALENVNDPVFSSGAMGKGAAIKPSGNQVVAPFDGEVQIAFPTGHAYGLKSDKGAEVLIHIGIDTVSLDGKGFDAKVQANQRIKKGDVLATFDSSVITEAGLDDTTMVIVTNTADFEDVSSVATGSVAEGADFIAVK; from the coding sequence ATGGATAACAAACAAATTGCAAAAGAAGTCATCGATGCCCTCGGTGGACGTGAAAACGTCAACAGTGTTGCTCACTGTGCGACTCGTCTACGTGTGATGGTCAAAGATGAAAACAAAATCAATAAAGAAAAGGCTGAGAACATTGAAAAAGTTCAAGGTGCTTTCTTTAACTCAGGTCAATACCAAATGATTTTTGGTACAGGTACTGTTAACAAGATTTACGACGAAGTCGTTGCTCAAGGTCTTCCAACAGCATCTAAAGACGAACAAAAAGCAGAAGCTGCTAAACAAGGTAACTGGTTCCAACGTGCTATCCGTTCATTTGGTGACGTTTTCGTTCCATTGCTTCCAGCAATCGTAGCGACTGGTCTTTTCATGGGTATCCGTGGAGCAATCAATAACGATACAGTTCTTGGTTTGTTCGGTACAACATCAAAAGCTTTTGCTGCTACTGATTTTTATACTTACACAGTTGTATTGACAGATACAGCCTTCGCCTTCTTCCCAGCCTTGATTTGTTGGTCAGCCTTTAACGTATTTGGTGGTTCACCACTTCTTGGTTTGGTTCTTGGTTTGATGATGGTTAACAACGCCCTTCCTAACGCTTGGGATGTTGCATCAGGTGCTGCTAAACCAATTTACTTCTTTGATTTTATTCCAGTAGTAGGTTACCAAAACTCAGTGCTTCCAGCCTTCTTCGTAGGTTTGCTTGGTGCTAAGTTCGAGCAATGGGTTCGTAAATGGGTTCCAGACGTTCTTGACCTTCTCTTACGTCCACTTATCGTCTTCGCAGTAATGTCAGCTTTGGCCCTCTTTATCATTGGCCCTGTCTTCCATACTGTTGAAAGCTATGTTCTTGCTGCTACAGAATGGATTCTTAACTTGCCATTTGGTCTTGCTGGTCTTGTTCTTGGTGGAGTTCACCAAGTTATCGTCGTTACAGGGGTTCACCACGTCTTTAACTTGCTTGAAGCTAACCTCATTGCTAATACTGGTAAAGACCCACTTAACGCTATCATCACAGCTGCTATGACTGCCCAAGCTGGTGCGACACTTGCAGTGGGTGTTAAAACTAAAGATGCTAAATTGAAAGCACTTGCTTTCCCTGCAACTCTTTCAGCGGTACTTGGTATCACTGAACCAGCTATCTTCGGGGTTAACCTTCGTTTCGGTAAACCATTTATCATGGGTCTTATTGCCGGTGCTGCTGGTGGTTGGTTGGCATCAATCCTTAACCTTGCTGGTACAGGATTTGGTGTAACAATCGTTCCTGGTACACTTCTTTACCTTAACGGTCAAGTACTTAAATATGTTCTTATGGTACTTGTAACACTTGCTCTTGGTTTCGCTCTTACTTGGATCTTCGGTTACAAAGAGGAAGAAGTTGAAGCTCAAAAAGAAGTTGTTGCTGAAGATATTGCATCTGCAGAATCAGCTCCAGTTGCATTGCAAGCTGAAACAATCGCTGCTCCACTTAAAGGTGAAGTTGTAGCTTTGGAAAATGTTAATGATCCAGTCTTCTCATCAGGAGCTATGGGTAAAGGTGCCGCTATCAAACCTTCAGGTAACCAAGTAGTTGCACCATTTGATGGCGAAGTGCAAATCGCCTTCCCAACAGGTCACGCTTACGGTCTTAAATCTGATAAAGGTGCTGAAGTGCTTATCCACATCGGTATCGACACTGTCTCACTTGACGGTAAAGGATTTGATGCTAAAGTTCAAGCAAATCAACGTATTAAAAAAGGTGATGTCTTGGCTACCTTCGATAGCTCAGTAATCACTGAAGCAGGTCTTGACGATACAACTATGGTTATCGTTACAAACACTGCAGACTTCGAAGATGTTTCATCAGTAGCGACTGGTTCGGTTGCTGAAGGTGCAGACTTCATCGCAGTTAAATAA
- a CDS encoding Asp23/Gls24 family envelope stress response protein: protein MTTENIGEIVIAPRVLEVITGIAATKVEGVYALQNKNVTDSLSKTSLGRGVYLRTEEDGTVNADIYVSLQYGVNVPAVSIEIQKAVKAAVYDMAEVAISEVNVHVESIVTEKSQKPDLAELFNEDFLND, encoded by the coding sequence ATGACTACAGAAAATATCGGTGAAATTGTAATTGCCCCTCGCGTGCTCGAAGTGATTACAGGTATCGCTGCAACTAAAGTGGAAGGTGTTTACGCCCTTCAAAATAAAAATGTTACGGATAGTCTCAGCAAAACAAGCTTGGGACGTGGTGTTTACCTCCGAACAGAAGAAGATGGTACTGTAAATGCTGATATCTACGTCTCACTTCAGTATGGGGTTAACGTACCAGCGGTTTCAATTGAAATTCAAAAGGCTGTTAAAGCAGCTGTCTATGATATGGCAGAAGTGGCAATTTCAGAAGTCAATGTTCACGTTGAATCTATTGTTACTGAAAAGTCACAAAAACCAGACTTGGCTGAATTGTTTAACGAGGATTTTTTGAATGACTAA
- the scrK gene encoding fructokinase ScrK: MAKLYGSLEAGGTKFVCAVGDEKFQVVEKTQFPTTTPYETIDRTIEFFKRYEDQLAGIAIGSFGPIDVDPNSETYGFVTSTPKPHWSNVDLLGLIAKEFNIPFYFTTDVNSSAYGETLVRKGVKSLVYYTIGTGIGAGAIQNGEFIGGMGHTEAGHVYVPLHPNDVSNEFNGTCPFHRGCLEGLAAGPSLEARTGIRGELIEQNSEVWDVQAYYIAQAAVQATVLYRPEVIVFGGGVMGQEHMLRRVREKFTALLNGYLPVPDVTEYIVTPAVSGNGSATLGNFALAKDVADKHSRK; encoded by the coding sequence ATGGCTAAACTTTACGGAAGCTTGGAAGCTGGTGGTACAAAATTTGTTTGTGCTGTTGGCGATGAGAAATTCCAAGTCGTTGAAAAAACTCAATTCCCAACAACTACACCTTATGAAACAATTGACCGTACGATTGAATTTTTCAAACGTTATGAAGATCAATTGGCTGGAATTGCAATTGGTTCATTTGGACCAATTGATGTTGATCCAAACTCTGAAACATATGGTTTTGTGACTTCAACACCAAAACCACATTGGTCAAATGTCGACCTTCTTGGTTTGATTGCTAAAGAGTTTAATATTCCTTTCTACTTTACGACTGATGTTAACTCATCTGCTTATGGTGAGACACTTGTTCGTAAAGGTGTTAAGAGTCTTGTTTACTACACTATCGGAACTGGTATTGGAGCCGGTGCTATTCAAAATGGTGAGTTCATTGGTGGTATGGGTCACACTGAAGCTGGTCACGTATATGTACCTCTTCACCCAAATGATGTTTCCAATGAATTTAACGGAACTTGTCCATTCCACCGCGGATGTTTGGAAGGTTTGGCTGCTGGTCCATCACTTGAAGCCCGTACAGGTATTCGTGGCGAATTGATTGAGCAAAATTCTGAGGTTTGGGATGTTCAAGCTTACTACATTGCTCAAGCTGCTGTCCAGGCAACTGTGCTCTACCGTCCAGAAGTTATCGTATTTGGGGGTGGTGTTATGGGACAAGAACACATGCTTCGTCGTGTCCGTGAAAAATTCACAGCTCTTTTGAATGGTTACCTTCCAGTGCCAGACGTGACTGAGTATATTGTGACACCTGCTGTTTCAGGTAATGGCTCTGCAACACTTGGTAACTTTGCACTTGCCAAAGATGTAGCTGACAAACACTCACGCAAATAA
- a CDS encoding LacI family DNA-binding transcriptional regulator: MVAKLTDVAELAGVSPTTVSRVINKKGYLSQKTIDKVHAAMQELNYKPNNLARGLQGKSAKLVGLIFPNISNVFYAELIERLEDELFKQGYKTIICNSEHDPNKERDYLEMLAANQCDGIISSSHNLGIEDYEKVEAPIVAFDRNLAPKIPIVSSDNFEGGKLAARAMVKAGCQRIVMITGYDNSDSPTGLRQLGFNYELDKKGIICPVPNDLSLMRRELEIKSIISREKPDGIFVSDDLTAILVMKIARQLGLSIPDDLKIIGYDGTAFIRHFYPELATIQQPLDEIAKLCVEILLKKMKGKTVNRDYVLPVSLIAGGSI, translated from the coding sequence ATGGTCGCAAAGCTTACTGACGTTGCCGAACTGGCTGGTGTGAGCCCAACCACAGTTTCTCGCGTCATAAACAAAAAGGGCTACCTCTCACAAAAGACCATTGACAAAGTTCACGCTGCTATGCAAGAACTCAACTATAAACCAAATAATTTAGCTCGAGGCCTCCAAGGAAAGTCGGCCAAACTCGTTGGCTTGATTTTCCCAAATATTTCCAATGTATTTTATGCCGAACTTATTGAACGTCTTGAGGATGAACTCTTTAAGCAAGGCTATAAAACCATTATTTGTAATAGTGAGCATGATCCTAACAAGGAGAGAGACTATTTGGAGATGCTTGCCGCCAACCAATGTGACGGCATCATCTCGTCTAGTCACAATCTTGGTATTGAGGATTATGAGAAGGTTGAAGCTCCCATCGTTGCCTTCGACCGTAATCTCGCCCCAAAGATTCCTATTGTTTCGTCTGACAACTTTGAAGGTGGCAAGTTAGCCGCAAGAGCTATGGTCAAGGCTGGCTGTCAACGCATTGTCATGATTACAGGCTATGATAATTCGGATTCTCCAACAGGACTTCGTCAACTAGGTTTTAATTATGAATTGGACAAGAAAGGTATTATTTGTCCTGTTCCAAACGATTTGTCTCTCATGCGACGAGAATTAGAAATCAAATCTATTATCTCTCGTGAAAAACCAGATGGCATCTTTGTTTCGGACGATTTAACAGCTATCTTGGTTATGAAGATAGCTAGACAATTGGGACTTTCTATCCCAGATGACCTAAAAATCATCGGTTATGACGGTACCGCCTTTATCCGTCACTTCTACCCAGAGTTAGCAACTATCCAACAACCTTTGGATGAAATTGCTAAGCTTTGTGTCGAAATTCTTCTCAAGAAAATGAAAGGCAAAACAGTTAATCGTGATTATGTACTTCCAGTGAGTCTGATTGCTGGTGGCAGTATATAA
- a CDS encoding M24 family metallopeptidase, which produces MQRRLERFDAKLAQSGLDALLVTGQNNIYYLTDFWGTNATVFITKNRRLFLTDSRYTLIAKQSVHGFDIIESKDPLKDIVKIIEADKLETIGFDNQVSFAYYQGLQAIFEGYTLSPQSNFMEELRMIKDEKELATIRKACSISDRAFTDVLDFIKPGQTTELQVANFLDFRMREYGASGVSFESIIASGYRSAMPHGVASEKVIQSGETLTMDFGCYYNHYVSDMTRTIHIGDTTDEEREIYDIVLRSNQALIDAAKAGMTRRDYDKVARDVIVEAGYGDYFTHGIGHGIGLDIHEIPYFGNSDETIEAGMVLTDEPGVYLADKYGVRIEDDIIITENGCELITLAPKELIVL; this is translated from the coding sequence ATGCAACGTAGACTTGAACGATTTGATGCCAAACTTGCCCAATCAGGCCTTGATGCCTTGTTGGTGACAGGACAAAACAATATTTATTATTTGACAGATTTCTGGGGGACAAATGCGACTGTCTTCATCACTAAGAATCGTCGCCTCTTCTTAACCGATTCACGTTATACCCTCATTGCCAAACAATCCGTGCATGGCTTTGATATTATCGAAAGTAAGGACCCACTTAAGGATATTGTTAAAATTATCGAGGCTGATAAACTGGAAACAATCGGATTTGATAATCAGGTATCATTTGCTTACTATCAAGGTCTTCAAGCGATTTTTGAAGGCTACACTTTATCACCACAAAGCAACTTCATGGAAGAGTTGCGTATGATCAAGGACGAAAAAGAATTGGCAACTATCCGTAAGGCTTGTTCTATCTCAGACCGTGCCTTTACAGATGTACTTGATTTTATTAAACCAGGTCAAACAACAGAACTACAAGTGGCAAACTTCCTAGATTTCCGTATGCGTGAGTACGGAGCTTCAGGGGTTTCCTTTGAGTCTATCATTGCTTCAGGTTACCGTTCTGCTATGCCTCATGGGGTTGCTTCAGAAAAGGTTATCCAATCTGGTGAAACCTTAACGATGGACTTTGGTTGCTACTACAACCACTACGTTAGCGATATGACTCGTACTATCCATATTGGTGACACCACTGATGAGGAGCGTGAAATTTATGATATCGTTCTACGTTCTAACCAGGCCTTGATTGACGCAGCTAAGGCTGGTATGACACGTCGTGACTATGATAAGGTTGCGCGTGATGTTATTGTCGAAGCGGGGTACGGTGACTACTTTACACATGGTATTGGACATGGTATCGGTCTTGACATTCACGAGATTCCTTACTTTGGTAACTCTGATGAGACTATCGAAGCTGGTATGGTCTTGACGGACGAGCCAGGTGTTTATTTGGCTGACAAATACGGTGTTCGTATCGAAGATGACATCATTATCACAGAAAATGGTTGTGAATTGATTACCCTTGCGCCTAAGGAATTGATTGTTCTCTAA
- the efp gene encoding elongation factor P, translating into MIEASKLRAGMTFVTNDGKLIKVLEASHHKPGKGNTIMRMKLRDVRSGSTFDTSYRPEEKFEQAIIETVPAQYLYQMDDTAYFMNTETYDQYEIPVANVQEELKFILENSDVKIQFYGTEVIGVQVPTTVELTVTETQPSIKGATVTGSGKPATLETGLVVNVPDFIEAGQKLVINTAEGTYVSRA; encoded by the coding sequence ATGATTGAAGCAAGTAAACTCCGTGCGGGTATGACTTTCGTAACTAACGATGGCAAATTGATCAAAGTTCTTGAAGCTAGCCACCACAAACCTGGTAAAGGTAACACAATCATGCGTATGAAATTGCGTGATGTTCGTTCAGGTTCAACTTTTGATACTAGCTATCGTCCAGAAGAAAAATTTGAACAAGCAATCATCGAAACAGTACCAGCACAATACTTGTACCAAATGGATGATACTGCATACTTCATGAACACTGAAACATATGACCAATATGAAATCCCAGTAGCCAACGTTCAAGAAGAATTGAAATTTATCCTTGAAAACTCAGACGTAAAAATCCAATTCTACGGAACAGAAGTTATTGGTGTTCAAGTGCCAACAACTGTTGAATTGACTGTTACTGAAACACAACCATCAATCAAAGGTGCAACAGTTACAGGTTCAGGTAAACCTGCAACACTTGAAACTGGTCTTGTGGTTAACGTTCCAGACTTTATCGAAGCTGGTCAAAAATTGGTTATCAACACAGCTGAAGGTACTTACGTATCACGTGCCTAA
- a CDS encoding ABC transporter ATP-binding protein yields MTVLAVKGLTYSFGKQTVLDNISFTLEKGDIAGLIGNNGAGKTTLMKLVSGILAEPKDIIDLKTKTVGALIEAPALYPNMTVEANLKFYCKLYSKDYALIDRYKDELEVAAYLKRKASKLSLGMKQRVGLFIALIASDELILLDEPTNGLDPNGINSLLTLIKKLAKNHGLTFIISSHILSNLEQVCTKNYLLKNHKLIYLDDSDNVKYKIYTEDLSLKSLMTLLKLNGLVFDRQKHDILVKGLAAVKQVMDREGIPFTYEKEGLSEVLFNEK; encoded by the coding sequence ATGACAGTGCTAGCGGTGAAAGGCTTAACCTATAGTTTTGGAAAGCAAACCGTTTTGGATAATATCTCGTTCACGTTAGAGAAGGGGGATATTGCTGGTTTGATTGGTAATAATGGTGCAGGGAAGACGACCCTGATGAAACTAGTTTCGGGTATCTTGGCAGAACCCAAGGATATTATTGACTTAAAAACAAAAACAGTAGGAGCCTTGATTGAAGCTCCAGCCCTATATCCCAATATGACTGTTGAAGCTAACCTTAAATTTTATTGTAAATTGTACAGTAAAGATTACGCGTTGATTGACCGTTATAAAGACGAGTTGGAGGTGGCGGCCTATCTTAAACGCAAAGCTTCCAAATTGTCTTTGGGAATGAAGCAACGTGTGGGTTTGTTTATCGCCTTAATTGCTTCAGATGAACTCATCCTTCTTGATGAGCCTACAAATGGTTTGGATCCTAATGGAATCAACAGTCTCCTCACATTAATTAAAAAGTTAGCTAAAAACCATGGTCTAACCTTTATTATCTCAAGTCATATCCTGTCTAATCTTGAACAGGTTTGTACGAAAAATTATTTGTTGAAGAATCATAAGCTAATTTACTTAGATGATAGTGATAATGTCAAATATAAGATTTATACTGAGGATTTAAGTTTGAAGTCATTAATGACCCTACTCAAATTAAATGGTCTCGTTTTTGACCGACAAAAACATGATATCTTAGTCAAAGGATTAGCAGCTGTTAAGCAAGTTATGGATCGGGAGGGAATTCCTTTTACTTATGAAAAAGAAGGGTTAAGTGAGGTGCTATTCAATGAAAAATAA
- the manA gene encoding mannose-6-phosphate isomerase, class I, with protein sequence MEPLFLDSPMHEKIWGGNRLKTEFGYDIPSEHTGEYWAISAHPNGVSYVKNGKYAGFHLAELYKDKPELFGNPKTSVFPLLTKILDANDWLSVQVPPDDAYGLEHEGELGKTECWYIIDAEEGAEIIYGHKAKTKEELASLIEAGDWDGLLSKTPVKKGDFFFVPSGTMHAIGPGILILETQQSSDTTYRVYDFDRRDDQGNKRELHIQQSLDVLDLGDPENSVPATVKTLQLESTCLTSNSFFTVYKWKLSGLVDFKQSAPYLLCSVLSGNGTMTIDSRIYCLKKGDHFILPNDVTDWEIDGQLEMIVSHPNEA encoded by the coding sequence ATGGAACCTTTATTTTTAGATTCGCCAATGCATGAAAAAATCTGGGGAGGTAATCGACTTAAGACAGAGTTTGGTTACGATATTCCCAGTGAACACACTGGTGAATACTGGGCAATTTCTGCCCATCCTAATGGTGTATCCTATGTCAAAAACGGAAAGTATGCTGGTTTTCATCTGGCAGAACTTTACAAGGATAAACCAGAACTTTTTGGAAATCCCAAGACTAGTGTTTTTCCTTTGTTGACAAAGATTTTGGACGCTAATGACTGGCTCTCAGTACAAGTACCCCCTGATGATGCTTATGGACTAGAGCATGAAGGTGAGCTAGGAAAGACAGAATGTTGGTATATTATTGATGCTGAAGAGGGTGCAGAGATTATTTATGGTCACAAGGCTAAGACAAAGGAAGAATTGGCGTCCTTAATTGAAGCAGGTGATTGGGACGGACTTTTGTCGAAAACTCCTGTTAAGAAAGGTGACTTTTTCTTTGTACCAAGTGGTACCATGCATGCTATTGGTCCAGGTATCCTTATCTTAGAAACTCAACAATCTAGCGACACGACTTACCGTGTCTATGATTTTGATCGTAGGGATGATCAGGGTAATAAACGTGAGCTTCATATTCAACAGTCTCTTGATGTCTTGGATCTAGGGGACCCAGAAAATAGCGTCCCAGCAACTGTTAAGACCTTGCAATTAGAGTCGACTTGTTTGACATCAAACTCCTTCTTCACCGTATATAAATGGAAACTCAGTGGCTTGGTTGACTTCAAACAATCAGCTCCTTATTTGCTTTGTTCGGTACTTTCTGGCAATGGGACTATGACTATCGATTCACGCATTTATTGTCTAAAAAAAGGTGATCACTTCATTCTTCCAAATGATGTGACAGATTGGGAAATTGATGGACAATTGGAGATGATTGTCAGTCACCCTAACGAGGCTTAA
- a CDS encoding deoxycytidylate deaminase, protein MPNRLSWQDYFMANAELISKRSTCNRAFVGAVLVKDKRIIATGYNGGVSETDNCNEVGHYMEDGHCIRTVHAEMNALIQCAKEGISTKNTEIYVTHFPCINCTKALLQAGIVKITYKANYRPHPFAIELMEQKGVSYLQHDVPEVHLGMDD, encoded by the coding sequence ATGCCAAACCGTTTATCTTGGCAAGATTATTTTATGGCTAATGCAGAGCTGATTTCTAAGCGTTCTACGTGTAATCGTGCCTTTGTTGGAGCTGTTTTAGTCAAGGACAAGCGTATTATCGCTACAGGTTATAACGGCGGAGTTTCTGAGACTGATAACTGTAACGAAGTAGGCCACTATATGGAAGATGGTCATTGTATTCGTACGGTACACGCAGAGATGAATGCCCTTATCCAATGTGCCAAAGAGGGGATTTCTACCAAAAATACAGAGATTTATGTGACTCATTTTCCTTGTATCAACTGCACCAAAGCCCTCTTGCAAGCTGGTATTGTTAAGATTACATACAAGGCCAATTATAGGCCCCATCCCTTTGCGATTGAATTGATGGAACAAAAAGGCGTTTCTTATTTGCAACATGATGTTCCAGAGGTTCACTTAGGAATGGATGACTAG
- a CDS encoding sucrose-6-phosphate hydrolase — MNLPTEVRYRPYADWTDEEKTKIRENVAKSPWRASYHIEPETGLLNDPNGFSYFNGKFQLFYQSWPFGAAHGLKQWVHTETEDLVHFTETGVKLLPDHENDSHGAYSGSAYQIGDKLFIFYTGNVRDENWIRDPRQIGAWMDKDGKIEKFDKVLIKQPADATGHFRDPQIFDYKGQFYAIVGAQNHDKQGFIKLYKAVDNDVENWVEVGDLDFGGTGSEYMIECPNLVFVDTKPVLLYSPQGLDKAELDYGNIYPNTYKIFQDFDPEKPALVDGTPIINLDYGFEAYATQGFNTPDGRALIVSWIGLPDVDYPTDKYDYQGAMSLVKELSIKDGKLYQYPVEAITSLRASQEDFSEKTATTNTYELELNFEANTQTELVLFADQERKGLSLTVDTENGKVILDRSKAGEQYATDFGTSRECTLDAGQAATANIFVDNSIVEIYFNKGEKVFTSRVFPSAEQTGIKVTSGNVSGHYFDLKY; from the coding sequence ATGAATCTACCAACAGAAGTTCGTTACCGTCCATACGCAGATTGGACAGACGAAGAAAAAACAAAGATTAGAGAAAATGTCGCTAAATCACCTTGGCGTGCAAGTTACCATATCGAACCAGAAACAGGGCTTCTTAATGATCCAAACGGTTTTTCTTACTTTAATGGTAAGTTCCAACTTTTCTACCAAAGTTGGCCATTTGGAGCTGCTCATGGTTTGAAACAATGGGTGCATACTGAAACTGAAGATTTGGTTCACTTTACAGAAACTGGTGTCAAACTCTTGCCAGACCATGAAAATGATAGCCACGGTGCCTACTCAGGTTCTGCTTATCAAATCGGTGATAAACTCTTTATCTTCTATACTGGGAACGTTCGTGATGAAAACTGGATTCGTGACCCACGTCAAATCGGCGCTTGGATGGATAAAGACGGCAAAATCGAAAAATTCGACAAGGTTCTTATCAAACAACCTGCTGACGCTACTGGGCACTTCCGTGACCCTCAAATCTTCGATTACAAGGGACAATTCTATGCTATCGTAGGTGCTCAAAACCACGATAAACAAGGTTTTATCAAACTTTACAAAGCTGTTGATAATGATGTCGAAAACTGGGTTGAAGTTGGAGACCTAGACTTTGGTGGTACTGGCTCAGAATACATGATTGAGTGTCCTAACCTTGTCTTTGTAGATACCAAACCTGTTCTTCTTTATAGCCCACAAGGTCTTGATAAAGCTGAACTTGACTATGGCAATATTTACCCTAATACTTATAAGATTTTCCAAGATTTCGACCCTGAGAAACCTGCCCTTGTTGATGGCACACCAATTATTAACTTGGACTACGGGTTCGAAGCTTATGCTACTCAAGGATTTAACACTCCTGATGGTCGTGCCCTTATTGTTAGCTGGATTGGTCTCCCAGACGTGGACTATCCAACTGACAAATACGACTATCAAGGTGCTATGAGCTTGGTTAAAGAATTATCTATCAAAGATGGTAAACTCTACCAATACCCAGTAGAAGCTATTACAAGCTTACGTGCTAGTCAAGAAGATTTCTCTGAAAAAACGGCAACAACTAACACTTACGAGCTTGAACTTAACTTTGAAGCTAACACTCAAACAGAACTTGTCCTCTTCGCAGACCAAGAAAGAAAGGGCTTGTCACTTACTGTTGATACTGAGAACGGAAAAGTTATCCTTGACCGTTCTAAAGCTGGTGAACAATATGCTACTGACTTTGGAACAAGTCGTGAATGTACACTTGATGCCGGTCAAGCTGCAACAGCAAACATCTTTGTAGATAACTCAATCGTTGAAATTTACTTCAACAAAGGTGAGAAAGTCTTCACTAGTCGTGTTTTCCCAAGTGCAGAACAAACTGGTATCAAAGTAACGTCAGGAAACGTTTCTGGACACTACTTCGACTTGAAATACTAA